Proteins encoded within one genomic window of Acomys russatus chromosome 5, mAcoRus1.1, whole genome shotgun sequence:
- the Utf1 gene encoding undifferentiated embryonic cell transcription factor 1, producing the protein MLLRPRRPTLFSPPSPASPDAELRPAGDIQVTTSDAFATPSAMAEPGSPKAPVSPGSAQRTPWSARETELLLGTLLQPAMWRSLLLDRRQALPTYRRVSAALARQQVRRTPAQCRRRYKFLKDKLRDSQGQPSGPYDDQIRELMGLLGDDGQPRVRRRSTGPGRPQRRGRSTLAALASVPTPVEPGAALQQAAGDADPASALRFSSSTTKSAGARRITSSPAPTVFDTLAPEQSRALGSSPRPTLDHDSEDPTDPPGLSQDRATPQVAPQSLNTALLQTLTHLGDISTVLGPLRDQLSTLNQHVEHLRGSFDQTVSLAVGFILGSAASERGILGDLRQ; encoded by the exons ATGCTGCTTCGTCCTCGGAGGCCGACCCTGTTTTCTCCGCCGTCACCAGCTAGCCCCGACGCCGAGCTACGGCCGGCCGGGGACATCCAGGTGACTACGTCTGATGCCTTCGCCACTCCGAGCGCGATGGCGGAACCCGGCTCGCCCAAGGCTCCCGTGTCCCCGGGCTCGGCGCAGCGCACGCCCTGGAGTGCCCGAGAGACGGAGCTACTTCTTGGCACGCTGCTACAGCCGGCCATGTGGCGCTCATTACTGCTAGACCGCCGGCAGGCTCTGCCCACCTACCGTCGCGTGTCGGCCGCACTGGCCCGTCAGCAAGTTCGGCGCACTCCCGCCCAATGCCGCCGCCGCTACAAGTTCCTCAAAGACAAACTCCGAGATTCCCAGGGTCAGCCGTCCGGGCCCTACGACGACCAGATCCGCGAGCTCATGGGGCTACTGGGCGACGATGGGCAGCCACGGGTCCGCCGTCGCTCTACTGGACCCGGACGTCCTCAGCGTCGCGGCCGCTCGACCCTAGCGGCTTTAGCATCGGTACCTACACCGGTTGAGCCAG GGGCTGCGCTTCAGCAGGCTGCGGGGGACGCCGACCCTGCTTCCGCGCTCAGATTTAGCTCCTCCACTACGAAATCTGCGGGTGCCCGCCGCATtaccagctccccagctcccacagTCTTCGACACTCTGGCTCCTGAGCAGAGCCGTGCCCTCGGATCCTCCCCGCGGCCAACCCTCGACCACGACTCGGAGGACCCGACTGACCCTCCTGGTCTTTCCCAAGACCGTGCGACCCCGCAGGTTGCTCCCCAGTCGCTGAACACCGCATTGCTGCAGACCTTGACGCACTTGGGCGACATCTCGACAGTTCTGGGCCCTCTGCGCGACCAGCTGTCGACCCTGAACCAGCACGTGGAGCACCTGCGAGGTTCTTTCGACCAAACCGTTTCCCTGGCAGTGGGGTTCATTCTGGGCAGTGCGGCCTCCGAGCGGGGCATCCTTGGGGACCTGCGTCAATAA